The sequence below is a genomic window from Halosolutus gelatinilyticus.
CCGGCGCGATCGTGATCGCCATCCTCGGCCCGGAACTGGCAGCCGGTGGCCCGGCCGAGTGGGGTGCCGCCGGTCTCGTCGTCCTGGTGATGTGGCGAACCGAGAATATCCTGCTCGCGCTGTGTGCCGGCGTCGGCGCGGTCGTGCTGTTCAGAGCGATCGGCTGACCTATTTCGGAGTCTGCGTGGTGAGCGCTGACGCGATCGAGAACACCACGAAAGCCCCTGACACGCTCGACCACCTGGGTGGTCGAGCGTGTCAGCCCTTTCAGTCCCACCCGTTTCGGCTGACCGGGATGCCATCGCGGGTGGGACTGAAAGGGGCTGGCGCTGCCGGCGAACCCGGGCGACACAAGGACCGCAGCCGAACGGAGTGAG
It includes:
- a CDS encoding AzlD family protein — encoded protein: MIHEGALALDPLVVAVILAMAGVTAVTKVGGLWLLSRIEVSDRLEAGLSVLPGAIVIAILGPELAAGGPAEWGAAGLVVLVMWRTENILLALCAGVGAVVLFRAIG